One Streptomyces sp. CNQ-509 DNA window includes the following coding sequences:
- a CDS encoding PrsW family intramembrane metalloprotease — MTRPREPEEFGPRPEYEDARPKAAETTAHTPPAGRRFWRRRGVRIGAVGTVLTLAGLAILWLVWTETGTHGMLLGSGLALLPVPLLIAGFLWLDRVAPGPWRYRVFAFAWGAFAATLVAMLANTFAARWIATGLPTASSREADLWGMAVVAPVVEESAKAAAILLIFLFRRHYFSGLVDGLVLAGIIGTGFAFTENILYLGRAYEENQTFGDSGPLATVTVTFIARIVFSPFAHPLFTAMAGIGFGLAAMTVAGQRVRRVLLPVAGLLLAIAMHALWNGSAVMNGYAFLGAYAFVMAPVFGLLVWLAVWSRGGKLRTIRTQLPAYAQAGWLVPAEPVALSSLRIRKIARSLARHAHGEEARRAVADYERAATTLALLRAQATQGRPAKDYATREQALLTAMWQNKALAQPALTRAAYTTNPPRPHPWPPRQGTAHPPHPPRP, encoded by the coding sequence ATGACCCGGCCGCGGGAGCCCGAGGAATTCGGCCCGCGCCCGGAGTACGAGGACGCGCGCCCCAAAGCGGCGGAAACCACCGCACACACCCCTCCCGCCGGCCGGCGGTTCTGGCGCAGAAGGGGCGTACGTATAGGCGCGGTGGGGACCGTGCTGACGCTGGCGGGGCTGGCGATCCTGTGGCTGGTGTGGACGGAGACCGGCACGCACGGGATGCTCCTGGGCAGCGGGCTGGCGCTGCTGCCGGTGCCGCTGCTGATCGCGGGCTTCCTGTGGCTGGACCGGGTGGCGCCGGGACCGTGGCGCTACCGCGTCTTCGCGTTCGCCTGGGGCGCCTTCGCCGCGACGCTCGTCGCGATGCTGGCGAATACCTTCGCCGCCCGCTGGATCGCCACCGGCCTGCCGACGGCGTCGTCACGCGAGGCGGACCTGTGGGGGATGGCGGTCGTGGCGCCGGTGGTGGAGGAGAGCGCGAAGGCGGCGGCGATACTGCTGATCTTCCTCTTCCGCAGGCACTACTTCTCCGGCCTGGTCGACGGCCTGGTGCTGGCGGGGATCATCGGCACGGGCTTCGCGTTCACCGAGAACATCCTCTACCTGGGCAGGGCGTACGAGGAGAACCAGACCTTCGGCGACTCCGGCCCCCTGGCGACGGTGACCGTGACGTTCATCGCCCGGATCGTCTTCTCCCCGTTCGCGCACCCGCTGTTCACGGCGATGGCGGGCATAGGCTTCGGCCTGGCGGCCATGACGGTCGCCGGCCAGCGCGTACGCCGCGTGCTCCTGCCGGTGGCCGGCCTGCTGCTGGCGATCGCGATGCACGCGCTGTGGAACGGCTCGGCGGTGATGAACGGCTACGCCTTCCTCGGCGCGTACGCCTTCGTGATGGCGCCGGTGTTCGGCCTGCTGGTGTGGCTGGCGGTCTGGTCCCGCGGCGGCAAACTCCGCACGATACGCACCCAGCTCCCCGCCTACGCCCAGGCCGGCTGGCTGGTCCCCGCGGAACCGGTGGCCCTCTCCTCGCTGCGCATCCGCAAGATAGCCCGCAGCCTGGCCCGCCACGCCCACGGCGAGGAGGCCCGCCGCGCGGTCGCCGACTACGAACGCGCGGCGACCACCCTGGCCCTGCTCCGCGCGCAGGCGACGCAGGGCCGCCCGGCGAAGGACTACGCGACCCGCGAACAGGCGCTGCTGACGGCGATGTGGCAGAACAAGGCGCTAGCCCAACCCGCCCTCACCAGAGCCGCCTACACCACCAACCCACCCCGCCCCCACCCCTGGCCCCCACGTCAGGGCACTGCGCACCCACCCCACCCCCCACGCCCCTGA
- a CDS encoding YDG/SRA domain-containing protein — protein sequence MPKQTKHAFFGEPAGVADGDWFPSHRALYEAGLHRFKDQGISGTEKTGADSIVLSGGYVDDVYGDEEIIYTGAGGRDRNSRLQIADQHFDTRGTAALVVSQVKGLEIRVIQGLRIERRRAEGGYRYRGLWQVQEHWFTIGKEGFRICQFRLTKLRPGERPVPRPVTGPADTPTGAGARTRDYIEREQLKRDSSVVRQVKDLYDNRCQICAERIVVSPPDVAFSEGAHIQALGRPHDGPDTTSNVLCLCPNCHARFDRGALQLSDSLMVINGLTGAERSPLTVNPGHAIDVTYVRQHRSRWASRDSAPDSPAGAHA from the coding sequence GTGCCGAAACAGACCAAGCACGCTTTCTTCGGCGAGCCAGCAGGCGTCGCGGACGGCGACTGGTTCCCGTCGCATCGCGCCCTGTACGAAGCCGGACTCCACCGTTTCAAAGACCAGGGCATCTCCGGCACCGAGAAGACTGGCGCGGACTCAATAGTGCTCTCCGGCGGGTACGTGGACGATGTCTACGGCGACGAGGAGATCATCTACACGGGGGCCGGTGGTCGAGACCGCAACAGCCGCCTCCAGATAGCTGACCAGCACTTCGACACGCGCGGCACAGCGGCACTCGTCGTTTCGCAGGTCAAAGGACTGGAGATCCGCGTCATCCAAGGACTCCGCATAGAGCGACGACGGGCCGAAGGGGGGTACCGCTATCGGGGCCTGTGGCAGGTCCAGGAGCACTGGTTCACGATAGGTAAAGAGGGCTTCCGAATATGCCAGTTCAGGCTCACGAAGCTCCGCCCGGGGGAGCGCCCTGTCCCCCGCCCCGTGACCGGCCCTGCTGATACTCCGACGGGCGCGGGAGCGCGGACGCGGGACTACATCGAGCGGGAACAGCTCAAACGAGACTCTTCGGTCGTACGGCAAGTGAAGGATCTGTACGACAACAGGTGCCAGATCTGCGCCGAACGAATAGTGGTTTCACCCCCCGATGTCGCCTTCAGCGAAGGCGCACATATCCAGGCTCTCGGCAGACCTCACGACGGGCCGGACACGACAAGCAATGTGCTTTGCCTCTGCCCGAACTGCCACGCGCGATTCGATCGAGGAGCGCTTCAACTCTCCGACTCACTGATGGTGATCAACGGACTGACGGGGGCCGAGCGTTCGCCCCTCACCGTGAATCCCGGCCACGCCATAGACGTGACCTACGTCCGCCAGCACCGTTCCCGTTGGGCAAGCCGCGACAGCGCCCCGGATTCTCCCGCAGGGGCCCACGCCTGA
- the trmB gene encoding tRNA (guanosine(46)-N7)-methyltransferase TrmB, with protein MSDHSDQHDRPQPRFPDGPAPAPAGPHDERRIRSFVPRRSRVTLAQGEALKRLWPKWGFDIDGASVLDLDDLFCGLPVILEIGFGMGEATADMAAADPATGILAVDVHTPGQGNLLRLIEQRGLTNVRIGNGDAVILLREMLPPAALAGMRIYFPDPWPKKRHHKRRLIQPEFLALAASRMAPGAVLHCATDWEPYGEWMLETLEASPYFENTHPGGYAPRPAFRPRTRFEGQGLGKGHIVNDLLFRRISDK; from the coding sequence GTGTCCGACCACTCCGATCAGCACGATCGTCCCCAGCCCAGGTTCCCCGACGGCCCCGCCCCCGCGCCCGCCGGGCCGCACGACGAGCGCCGTATCCGCTCCTTCGTGCCGCGCCGCAGCCGCGTGACCCTCGCACAGGGCGAGGCCCTGAAGCGGCTCTGGCCGAAGTGGGGCTTCGACATCGACGGCGCGTCCGTACTCGATCTGGACGACCTCTTCTGCGGCCTCCCCGTCATCCTCGAAATCGGCTTCGGCATGGGCGAGGCGACCGCGGACATGGCCGCCGCCGACCCCGCGACCGGGATCCTCGCCGTCGACGTCCACACCCCCGGCCAGGGCAACCTGCTGCGGCTCATCGAGCAGCGCGGCCTGACGAACGTACGCATCGGCAACGGCGACGCCGTCATCCTGCTGCGCGAGATGCTGCCCCCGGCCGCGCTCGCGGGGATGCGGATCTACTTCCCGGACCCGTGGCCCAAGAAGAGGCACCACAAGCGCCGGCTCATCCAGCCGGAGTTCCTGGCGCTGGCGGCGTCACGGATGGCGCCGGGAGCGGTGCTGCACTGCGCGACGGACTGGGAGCCGTACGGGGAGTGGATGCTGGAGACGCTGGAGGCGTCACCGTACTTCGAGAACACCCACCCCGGCGGCTACGCGCCGCGGCCGGCCTTCCGCCCGCGTACGCGCTTCGAGGGGCAGGGGCTCGGAAAGGGGCACATCGTGAACGATCTGCTCTTCCGCCGCATCAGCGATAAATAG
- a CDS encoding helix-turn-helix transcriptional regulator, translating to MAQRPRELTPDRSARHLFGFEMRRCREHAGMSLEGLAEVVKYSRSHLARIEVAAYMPPPDLAAALDAAFGTDGIFQRLYALARHEVHPDKYRRRMELEAQARAIGEYAGVLVPGIVQTEDYARAVFRAQKPRATGDQIEEMVTARMGRQALLASDRPPEFSAVLDEAVLRRPVGGPGVMGEQLDRLHKLTHTETTVVQVLPFVHGEHALLGGSLALFTLERGTFVAYEESIGTGQLLEDPELVDARRRAYDLLRAYALSPKDSAELIQSIKETFST from the coding sequence ATGGCACAACGACCACGCGAGTTGACCCCCGACCGATCAGCACGCCACCTCTTCGGCTTCGAAATGCGCCGCTGTCGCGAACACGCCGGCATGAGTCTCGAAGGACTGGCCGAGGTCGTGAAGTACAGCCGAAGCCACCTGGCGCGGATTGAGGTGGCCGCCTACATGCCGCCGCCTGATCTGGCCGCGGCGCTGGACGCGGCCTTCGGGACGGATGGGATCTTCCAGAGGCTTTACGCGCTCGCCAGACACGAGGTGCACCCGGACAAGTACCGGCGAAGGATGGAGCTGGAGGCTCAGGCACGCGCCATCGGCGAGTACGCGGGAGTCCTGGTGCCTGGGATCGTACAGACGGAGGATTACGCACGCGCTGTTTTCCGGGCGCAGAAGCCCCGGGCCACCGGCGACCAGATCGAGGAGATGGTTACCGCCCGCATGGGACGGCAGGCGTTGCTGGCATCCGATCGACCGCCCGAGTTCTCGGCTGTTCTGGACGAAGCAGTGCTGCGTCGTCCGGTTGGAGGACCTGGTGTGATGGGCGAGCAACTCGACCGGCTGCACAAGTTGACGCACACGGAGACAACGGTGGTGCAGGTGCTTCCGTTTGTGCACGGAGAACACGCCTTGCTGGGTGGCTCGTTAGCACTGTTCACGCTGGAACGCGGGACCTTTGTCGCCTATGAAGAGAGCATCGGGACAGGTCAACTGCTGGAGGATCCGGAACTGGTCGACGCGCGTCGGCGCGCCTACGATCTGCTCAGGGCGTACGCGTTGTCGCCCAAGGATTCTGCGGAGCTCATCCAGTCGATAAAGGAGACGTTCTCGACATGA
- a CDS encoding DUF397 domain-containing protein has translation MSTIHWVKSSYSNGDGGGCVEWAPVVAASGVVPVRDSKDPDGPALAFSAAGWRAFVAGVRAGEFAERF, from the coding sequence ATGAGCACGATCCACTGGGTCAAGTCCAGCTACAGCAACGGTGATGGCGGCGGGTGTGTCGAGTGGGCGCCGGTCGTTGCCGCCTCGGGCGTTGTTCCCGTGCGGGACAGCAAGGATCCCGATGGACCTGCCCTCGCGTTCTCTGCCGCGGGGTGGCGGGCCTTCGTTGCGGGCGTTCGGGCCGGAGAGTTCGCCGAGCGCTTCTGA
- a CDS encoding ATP-binding protein produces MHKTDHPDRTVWGKCLVRKRWELDFPAHPEEVVGLRRVLRRHLRLWGLPHVVHAAQLCVTELVTNVICHVGTGVPVTLTTSMRDTRLRLELHDPGTNSVPILAKPTPDDETGRGLLLVAATAADWGVELRDDGKTTWVELATGLDSPTAHAGGDRVTAAEALLILYRQQHHRTLRANSPLSAAILEDAATHLIADVLRWLETHGCDPDTALARAESCLEDEIATTSR; encoded by the coding sequence ATGCACAAGACCGACCACCCCGATCGCACTGTCTGGGGCAAGTGCCTGGTGCGTAAGCGCTGGGAACTGGACTTCCCTGCCCACCCCGAGGAGGTTGTCGGCCTACGCCGCGTTCTCCGACGCCACCTGCGGCTCTGGGGCTTGCCACATGTGGTTCACGCTGCTCAACTCTGCGTGACCGAACTTGTCACCAACGTCATCTGCCACGTGGGCACCGGCGTCCCGGTCACGCTCACGACCTCGATGCGGGACACCCGCCTTCGCCTCGAACTCCACGACCCCGGTACGAACTCAGTCCCGATTCTGGCCAAGCCAACCCCCGATGACGAAACCGGTCGGGGCCTACTCCTCGTCGCCGCCACGGCCGCCGACTGGGGTGTGGAACTCCGCGACGACGGCAAAACCACCTGGGTAGAACTGGCCACGGGCCTCGACTCCCCAACCGCCCACGCAGGTGGCGACCGCGTCACCGCCGCCGAGGCCCTCCTCATCCTCTACCGCCAACAACACCACCGCACCCTCCGTGCCAACTCTCCCCTGAGCGCGGCCATCCTCGAAGACGCCGCAACCCACCTCATCGCCGACGTCCTCCGCTGGCTGGAGACCCACGGCTGTGACCCGGACACGGCGTTGGCGCGGGCGGAGTCCTGCCTTGAGGATGAAATCGCCACCACCTCACGCTGA